In Carassius gibelio isolate Cgi1373 ecotype wild population from Czech Republic chromosome B17, carGib1.2-hapl.c, whole genome shotgun sequence, the genomic stretch TCAGTCACCCCATTCATCTCACTTATAACTCCATCCACGGAGGAACCCAGCCGTGCACGGACAGACACAGTGTGCTCCTCAGACACAGTGCATTTACTGCAATAATGATGAAGTTTGTTAGAGTTTTGTTATAGAAAACTTTAAGGTATTTGTTGTGAATGCACTCTCACCTCTGTATGGATCTCTGTAGCGTTTCTAGTGGAACAATCTGGGCAGATGCTGCCTGTGCAAGACCCTCAAAATCAGTCTGAGTGTCCACTGCCAAGAGATTCATTTGGTTCTGCAAACACTGAACCAGCTCCGCCACACGCTGCAGAAAGGAACAATTTAGCAGTTTTAGAGCCTTCTAGTGGTCAAAGTGATTTAGGCAAGTTAGGAGACCAAATGTTCTCTTCAAGTTCTCTCaggtttaaaaagtgtttttcttggtCTAGTTTGGAAAACGAAAATCTTTTTAAAACTCTGAGGCCTGCTGAGAAATTCAACATATACAGAACCAACCTCCCTGAGGCCAATAGGTGACATTTACATCACCCACAAAGCTTGTGAACATCTGAGGCAATCAGTATAAAGAAATGTGATCACTTGGTTTAAACACAAACCTCCTATTCAAGAAACTGTCAGTGGGAGTAGACTTACTGTCTGATGGTTGTTTCCAGCTTGGCTGATCTGTTGCTTGAGCTTGTCGTGCTCGGCACGCAGAGTGTTGAAGCCTTGCTCAGCGCACTCTCGCATACTGGCCAACGATTCAACATAAGAGTCAAAAAACGACATCATCTCTGCTTTCAGACCCTGCATCTGTAAgagacattttaatttaacaaatctcAAAATACTCAAACTGCCATAAGAACATGTCAATTCTTCTGAAACATACCTGCTCAGCCAGAGAGTTGTATCTGTGAAGGGTTTGCTTCAGATTATCGTTCATGGCCATGACAGATCTGATACCTGGCACCGCCTGGGCAACCAAAATCTCCTCTAAATGCTGTCTGTGTTCATCCTGGAGaagaaaattaaatgaataaaaaaccattaatgttaaattaatttttttgagtgaactatctctttaaacgATTAATCACTTTATTTATGGAAGTAGGAGTAGGACCATAGTTTAAAGTTAGTTTAGAAAACAAAGCTAAGTTTATGCAGTCTTTGAATATTTTTGAAAGTAATGGAGGGCCTTGGAATCAAAAACACTGGGAACCACTACTCATATCTAACACCCTTGAAAAGACCGACCATTGATGGTTTCAAgactgcatgcaaaaaaaaaaagaaaaaaaaaaaaaaaaaaagaagcatttacCAACATCAAAAGGTTGTCAAACAAATCCTTCACGATTTGTAATCACGGAGTTCTTACCAGTATTTCCAGCATGCTATTCTGGGCCTCCTGAGAGAGTTTCTCCTGGTGTAACACTCGTTCCTTGCAGCGCTCCACACCTTCTCCCACAGCCCCTTTAATACTGCTGTAAGACTCACAGACAGCACCTAGCGTCTCCTTAAACACCGTTCTGTTTGTATTCAGCAGCTCACCTACACAGACATAAATGGACATTAACATGACTGTTTTCCTGGAAATACTTTCTAGCTGGAAGTgattttaaccccccccccaacGAGCAGATTATAATTGGAGAGTGAAGCCACGTAACACATCTTACCCACAGAAGAGCGGTAATAGTCAATCATAGCAGCATGTTTATGGCTCTGCTCTTGCAGCGAGGTCTGCATGCTGTTGTAGCTGTTCTCCATGCGCTGGGCAAAGCTCTGCTGGACCTCCCCGTTATGAAGCTCCACATCGGTCTTCCTCTTCAGCTTGGCGTGGAGACCACTAACATCCTGAGTGGTGACTTCAGCAGTGTTCAACAGCTggatgagagcgagagagagttcAGATTTGTGCATACTATCCTATAATTGCATCAACCACCACATCTGATACACAGACCTGGTCAGCAGTGTTGTAAAGTTGACACCCATTGCTTTGGAGCTGTGAAGAGATGAACTCCTCTTGAGTGAGGCGGTGCCTGGTCTCTGTTAGGTCCTTGTGAGTCTCCTCCAGTCTCTGGTTCTTGTCCTGAAGGTCCTCAGTGCACTGGTCCAACTTCTGCTTACTGTCTGTAAACAAGTCCATAATCTGCCAACACAAGCACAATTAATCAGATgcatcactcacacaaacacacacacattcaaaagtGGAAGTTGGCAGGACTTGTACAAACAGAAAAGCAGAAGTAGATCAATTCAAAAGACGCTGACCTTTTTGAGCTCCTCTTCCACAGCAGCGATCCGCTCTGTGTACTCAGTAATCTGCTCTTCCTGAGACATCAGTTTACTGTTCATATTCCTGTAAATAGAATTCTGAATTATCACCTCCAAATCAAACTAAAAATAAGTCAATTCAAGGaaggaaaataatgttttctaaagaAAATATTGACCCTTTAATTTGATGAATCCTGTCAGCAGCAGTTTTAAGAATTTAAGCAAAGacattaaagtgacagtaaaactgtacgtagttaaaaaaaaaaaaaaaaatagaatgtacAATTCACGTAATATTAACGACTGAGGTAatggcagttaaaaaaaattattacaggactaaactacattttaaaatgtacaaagtcattaaattctaataatatttaacttttttttgatcaaacaaatgcagccatggtgagaataaaaaaaaatttaaataaaagaaacatgCAGAACTCACTCATAGTTATCAACAGAGATGTACACTCCGTGTTTGTCACGGGTGGCAGCCAAATCTCTTTTCAGTCGCTCAATCTCCTCTGTGTATTCCTacaacatttatttcagaaacatcAATCGTTTGGTCAATGCTGCATGCACAAGTAGAAATTGGGAATATAGTTCAGGAAATCTATGAAAATGTATAAACGTACAAACAATAAAAGAAACTTGCCTTGATCAAAGTTCTCTTGGTGAGTTTTTGGTTGACCTCTGGCTTATTCATGATACTCTTGGCCCTGTTAGCGTAGTCCAGGGTGCTCAGAGTTTCctacaattaaaattttaaatcaatattcctAAAAACAAGgacaaaataagcaaaaaaaaaaacagcacaaagtCTAGCAGCACAAGCCACACCTCCAGATTGATGGAGGCAGGAGACACAGTGGCGATAATGGAGGTTTTGGTACGTCCTCCCAGTGAGTCTTGCAGAATACGAGTGAGTTTGGACTCTCTGTAGGGTACATGAGGCCCTCTCTCCACAAGAGCCTTGATTACACGACCCAAAGTCAGCAAAGACTGGTTTATGTTGCCAGCTTCACGTGCACGCTTGTCCACGGCACCAGATCGCCCAATGTTTTCACTACCCGCAAGATCCACCTAAACGGAGTAAAACAGGAGTTTCTGGTTTAAAAACACTTCACTGAACTTTGAACCAGTTTTAGATTAAAACGCAGTGTCTGAATAAAGTTAACTCACCAAGTTTAGTTTTCCAATCTTAACCAGCTCTTCTCCATCCAACGTGATCTCTTTCATGTGAATAGTCACAGAGAACACTGAATGAGATCGACTGGTGGAAAAAAAGGAGAAGAGAGAAGTTATAAACCTTAAAACACCACAAAGGTATACATTTAGTCTTCTGTCCATTTAAACTGGGAAGCATGGGTTACCTGGAGTAAGCATTCATGAGCGTGGAGGCGGTCTTTCTCTTTGCAGCTCCTCTCTCCAGGATCTGATAGACCTCGTTCTTATTGTGTACAGTGATCTCCTCCAGACCTTTAATGGTTACACCCCTCTGACAGATATACAGAATGTCTTATTTTTTGCAAACAAACACATGGCATTTTTCAAAGGAATCATCTATGGATATTTTAGGTATTTTACattacagaaacaaaacaaaaagcatacTTTATTTCTGGGATCATCAAACAGTTGTAGCCTCTCCGTGACATCCGGAGCAGGGCTGAGAAGGTCAAACAGTTCCTCATTATAGATTTCCAGCAGAGAAACCTTCACGGAGAACTCTGTGCCATTACTGGACAGTTTCTCAAAGATCTGATGAAGAGTTCTGGGAATGATTCCAGCCAGAGGGTCCTGTAAGAGAAACCATCAAAGAAATGAGGAAGGAGGGAATACCCCTGATCAATTCCTGAACAAATCATATCATGCAAATAATGGCATTTATATAGTGGCCCTAGAGCAAAACCTCAATAAACAAGTAGTTATTTCTTAATTTCAAATGCAATCTATGCAAGAGCATACGACATTATCCTC encodes the following:
- the kif11 gene encoding kinesin-like protein KIF11, which produces MASSQLPAVKKDEKGRNIQVVVRCRPFNTVERKSASHTVVECDQNRKEVLVRTGGATDKAARKAYTFDMVFGPSAKQIDVYRSVVCPILDEVIMGYNCTVFAYGQTGTGKTFTMEGERSPNEEFTWEEDPLAGIIPRTLHQIFEKLSSNGTEFSVKVSLLEIYNEELFDLLSPAPDVTERLQLFDDPRNKRGVTIKGLEEITVHNKNEVYQILERGAAKRKTASTLMNAYSSRSHSVFSVTIHMKEITLDGEELVKIGKLNLVDLAGSENIGRSGAVDKRAREAGNINQSLLTLGRVIKALVERGPHVPYRESKLTRILQDSLGGRTKTSIIATVSPASINLEETLSTLDYANRAKSIMNKPEVNQKLTKRTLIKEYTEEIERLKRDLAATRDKHGVYISVDNYENMNSKLMSQEEQITEYTERIAAVEEELKKIMDLFTDSKQKLDQCTEDLQDKNQRLEETHKDLTETRHRLTQEEFISSQLQSNGCQLYNTADQLLNTAEVTTQDVSGLHAKLKRKTDVELHNGEVQQSFAQRMENSYNSMQTSLQEQSHKHAAMIDYYRSSVGELLNTNRTVFKETLGAVCESYSSIKGAVGEGVERCKERVLHQEKLSQEAQNSMLEILDEHRQHLEEILVAQAVPGIRSVMAMNDNLKQTLHRYNSLAEQMQGLKAEMMSFFDSYVESLASMRECAEQGFNTLRAEHDKLKQQISQAGNNHQTRVAELVQCLQNQMNLLAVDTQTDFEGLAQAASAQIVPLETLQRSIQSKCTVSEEHTVSVRARLGSSVDGVISEMNGVTEEGERTLEECAGYCRHLQTSVDSLAELGLKWCQDARGLTENKAQEQFKLIRETDAAVQDLLKSVEEKGEKAVKDCEARLSHMQQEVEGILGRVELQTGKDDATLQEHKEILSSINTQALDTVHNFISSELRQDFPTGTTPQRKEYVYPRVLNKPRSREELEDEFRAQQEHLQCALSQCEIVIETEEEKHLDQDSLEDEVSVSSDGNIIEQSCADENLMCYENGRVPFFKKKSKKENCNKSLNRSKVENESTSTPPRSKLPLRCQN